The following DNA comes from Manduca sexta isolate Smith_Timp_Sample1 unplaced genomic scaffold, JHU_Msex_v1.0 HiC_scaffold_259, whole genome shotgun sequence.
cttattttgttttCGGGCGTGACATATTTCTTATTATGGGCTGAGGTGAGTGAGCAACAGTCATCTTTAGAAGTCTATTTTATGagataaaatatacacaattgTTACTACTGAGTACCCGTATGCTTTACTGCCTTTGATATAAGCTATCAACAAAGATTGTCaattgatttgtttattatttttccagTAATAACTAAATGTCTAGTATAATTCttgcatttatttttcagaGTCAAACAATCCAAAGTAACTTAATGCTGGAAGAGTTAATGTCAGCAGCAGAGACTATTGATGTTCACATAGAAGATGAGCCATTGCGGTATGAGGGGCGTGTTGTGCACATTGTTGGGCCGTTACGCATCCTTGAGCCAATATCGGAGCCTGATTACAACATACATGTTCAGGCTGTGAAATTACGGAAAAGAGTTCAGATGTATCAATGGATTGAGGAAACTACGTAAGTATTATCTGAGTAATTAATTAGAAGAATTGAGCttcttatgtatttttctataaatcttgtttcaattattttatatcagttatttttataatccgttttaaattaattccttactttatgaaatttgaaacatatattatttttcatttgtgtatgtataatattatttgttattttttatatgtctaGAGAACAAGATAACTTTCTCAGTGAGCCCGCAGAAGAGTCACAGAAAACCTACTGGTATCATAAAGACTGGAGGGACTATGTGGTGGACTCCTCCCTGTTCTACATCAGACCCGGCCATCACAACCCTACATCCATGCCCTTATTCAGTGAAACACACATAgctgaaaatgtaaaaattggATGGCTTTATTTGAGTAAGTTACACATGAAAAAAATGTCATACTATAACCTAATATGTAGTGTTGTGCCACATTAAGGTTTAAAAGGATTCATTATAAACAGACAATGTAAAATAGAGATGAAAACTggaattatgttaattttaggTTTGGATGTGAAGCGGAAAGTGAATGACTACTATGAGATTTGGTCTGACTCCAGGCCAGAGCGCAGTGACATAAAACTACATTCAGGTTTTTACTATCACGGAGACAGTGCTTTAGAGCATGAAATTGGTGACCTGCGTGTTCACTTCACTTATGCAGGCCGTGAAGATGACATTGTAAGCTACATAAGATTTTACCTTTACCAGTAAAGTGAGCAACAAATGAACTGTTTAGTAAACTTACTAAACAGTTCATTTGTTGCTACTTTTATTCTATCCAactatcaattaaatttatgtaaggCATTtgccttataatattatgatttaagcCTAGTAACCAAAAAATCCACTATGGTAAACAACCAAAACATTGTGTTCCAGTATACTGCCGTTGGTGTTATAGAAAGTGGGACTCTCCAACCATATAGTCCAGCATCTTTTCCCACTGCTGATCCAATATCGATTCTGCGTAAGGGCTCTTACAGTTTGAAACAGCTTCATAATTTGGAGAAAACGAGATGCAAACATACACACTTGGAAGTATAGACTCCTTGGTTTTGTTCAAGTTTTTGCCTCTGCAATGACTTTGCATCCAGACTGGGTAACATTGTGTAAGTtatgtattatacataaaacattttttttcccaaacatgattttaaatcacagttgtataaattaaatagttagaATGTTTCAATTATGTGTTCagtcagtattttatttattatggtgaaaacttttatatttggtgaTTGAAAATTTAACTTagcaatatacatattacatagaaagataaatattaagtaatatttatttcagtcctACAATGTCAATGGATATCAAGTAACCTAAGGCGCTGTACGCGAGTGTGGGTGAATTTAGTGTTGTCATTCTCCTATACTTTACTCATCATATCTATTCCTTGGTAAGTAAAAAATGTCACCAACAAGATAAtactttcttaatttttttggaaAGTGGTTATAGTTACCATTGCCTATATGATACGCATCAAGCTGAACTTGCTGTTGACTAAAGAATATGTATAACATATAAGATAATTGTTGCAGGTTAATTCACAAGCCATCATTCGGCGCGATAGTGTTCGGAGGCGCGATCCTGCCGCTCCTGCACTACTCCACGGTGCTCACTCGGCGGGAGCTGACGCCGGAGCCGCCGCCCTACACGCGCTGGAACGACGACATGCGTTGAGCAAATGACCCTTGTCGACGCACGCACCCTTCCTGCTATTCCCTGATAAGGCTCAGCTACATTATCGCCGAGTTTCTTGACATGTTTGCGAACATCGAATATTTGATATACATTCTCGTGTCTGGATGTGCCTGACTTGGCGATAATGTAACTAAGCCTGTGGCGTAACGCAGCAGTGTTCCGCGCTGAGCCGCGTTACACGTAGAAGATACCGACCACTGATGAACTTCTGTATAATAACGAACAGTACAAACAGAGCAATAACATTTGATTATCGTATGGGtaacaattaaatcttttttttatttttatcctattttggttatttttgccttgtttttaataaagaaaactgtaataggggaccggcctatgcttgattttgtccattattctatatataatggttaataatacgaaaagaagcactgctgcgaaaactgcataaaaattggttaaaaaatgagcgagtaattcatatttaaaatattgtaatgtgcagaagtgggcgcgatgtggggatatcgcttcatctctttctttcgctcgcgtcgtaattcccgatgacgtcacatgtggatatatcgtctcttttctgtttcttgttaattaccccttccaccgaaattcaaagacttataacttgttgatttttaccggattttaaaaattccttctgtgttgtaatttatattatgtaaatatttgataaaagtaaagaacaaaaatgagttcgGTACCCTATTACCTCAACGTTAtggtttataaaaactattgtgtttttgatatgattattttttatatataaattggttTGTGTAGTCAGAACAAAGATGACTTAAGTAGTGTAATTTTTGTTAggcctttttatttataagaagtgattttaatatagttttccttgaaataataaaaataaaacctatgaGGTGATCTTGTATCCTTTTCACTGACAAATACTTCGTTTATAATAACTACTGTTTACTAACTGGTGCAGGGGTCAGCAAACTTTTAAACCGAAGGACTTGACACAATAaagatatgtatttaattttcccCATTCACCAccttttcttgtattttttagataataaaGTTTGAATGATAAGCTACCGTGGCAGTCCACCATCAAAGAGTTCGTAATATCAGGTCAAATTTTTCATACGTTTGTTGACCATTGAACTAGTCAAATTTAGTACATGCCGaagtaataaatacttttataatgcaTGATAgacaagtattttaaatatttttttgataatcacATTAATTGACCAAtgaatattattactactaAATACTAtagtgataatattatatatagtattctATATTATAGTTCACCAAATAGAATTCGCGcttttggtaatttttatccGCGTATCACAGGGTATATACAACGTCTTATGTATTGCGAaaaattactgaaattaaattaactaaaaaaaaggtAGAACCCGTCTACAAAATACCTAAAAAAGAATGAAATACACAGCCTGAAATATACTA
Coding sequences within:
- the LOC119192298 gene encoding LOW QUALITY PROTEIN: transmembrane protein 43 homolog (The sequence of the model RefSeq protein was modified relative to this genomic sequence to represent the inferred CDS: deleted 1 base in 1 codon), with protein sequence MDWSAIRNHFKQTWLTTILSLILFSGVTYFLLWAESQTIQSNLMLEELMSAAETIDVHIEDEPLRYEGRVVHIVGPLRILEPISEPDYNIHVQAVKLRKRVQMYQWIEETTEQDNFLSEPAEESQKTYWYHKDWRDYVVDSSLFYIRPGHHNPTSMPLFSETHIAENVKIGWLYLSLDVKRKVNDYYEIWSDSRPERSDIKLHSGFYYHGDSALEHEIGDLRVHFTYAGREDDIYTAVGVIESGTLQPYSPASFPTADPISILRKGSYSLKQLHNLEKRDANIHTWKYRLLGFVQVFASAMTLHPDWVTLFLQCQWISSNLRRCTRVWVNLVLSFSYTLLIISIPWLIHKPSFGAIVFGGAILPLLHYSTVLTRRELTPEPPPYTRWNDDMR